In the genome of Methylotenera mobilis JLW8, the window TTTTTTTCACATCTTCTAACATTTATTTCTCCAACTCAGCTTAAACGCTTCAAGCTGATTTATTTATCAATTTTTACTCTGTAATCAATGTTACATCTATAAAAGTTGCCATATGTGTACTGAGCTACATATGGCAATTAGTCTATTACGGCAATACCATCGTACCTTCGTCTTCACCCATGATCACTTTTTTCAGTGCACCTTGCTTAAAGATGCTGAACACAGAGATAGGTAGTTTCTGGTCGCGACATAAGGTTAATGCAGTAGCGTCCATTACTTTCAGGTTTTTAGTGATAGCCTCATCAAAACTGATGGTTTTGTAGCGCATCGCTTCAGGGTTGGTTTTCGGGTCATCCGTGTAAACACCGTCAACCTTGGTCGCTTTAATGACGATTTCGGCATTAATTTCCATGCCGCGTAGTGCAGCAGCAGTATCAGTGGTAAAGAATGGGTTGCCGGTACCTGCACCAAAAATTACAACACGCCCTTCTTCCAGGTAGCGAATCGCTTTACCACGGATATACGGCTCAGCTACTTGCTCAATGCTTAATGCAGATTGCACGCGCGCATTAAGGCCAATATTTTTCATTGCATCTTGTAATGCCATCGCGTTCATCACAGTTGCCAACATACCCATGTAGTCAGCGGTTGCTCTATCCATACCCTCTGCGGCCGGTGCTACGCCACGAAAGATATTGCCACCACCAATGACCACTGCAACTTGCACGCCTAAATCTACTACTTCTTTGACTTCACTCACAATTCTAGTGATGGTTGCGCGGTTGATGCCGTAAGCATCATCGCCCATTAAGGCCTCGCCAGAAAGTTTAAGTAAAATGCGCTTATAAGCTGGTGCAGACACGAGGACTCCTCAAATTTTAAGTTTGCTTATTTAAGCATAAAATAACGGTCTTAGGCACAAAATTAACCCACAGAAACGCAATTTGCATGCTTATTTTTATTAAAAAAATGGACTAAGCAAACTGCTTAATCCATTTTAATTTTCAAAGGCTGTTAGCCTTATCGTTAATTACACTTTAGCTGCTGCCGCAACCTCTGCTGCGTAATCAACAACAGCTTTTTCAATGCCTTCACCAACGGTGTACATTGTGAAAGAAGCGACCGTTGCACCTTTTGATTTAAGCAATTGCTCAATCGTGAATTTGTCGTCTTTAACAAACACTTGGCTTAATAGCGTAACTTCTTTCAAGAATTTTTGCACAGTACCATCTGCAATTTTTTCTAACATTGCTTCAGGCTTACCAGCTTCTTTTGCTTTTTCGATAGCTACGCGACGCTCAGCTTCGATCAGACTTGCATCAATACCAGAAGCATCTAATGATTTTGGTTTTGCTGCAGCAATGTGCATCGCAATATCTTTAGCTAAAGCGTCATCACCACCAACGATGTCAACTAAAACACCGATACGGCTACCGTGAACATAGCTTGTTAATTTACCTTGAACTGCTGGGCGAACGAAACGACGTGGCGTGATGTTCTCACCAATTTTACCAACCAATTGTGCACGAGTTTCTTCAGCTGTTGAACCGCTCATTGCAAGTGCACCAACTTCAGCGATGTCGCTTGCAGCACTAGCAGCAATCACGCCAGCTAATTCGTTTACATATTTCAAGAAGTCTTCGTTTTTAGCACAGAAGTCTGTTTCAGAGTTAACTTCAACCATCGCGCCAGATTTACCATCAGCACTGATGCTGATACCAACAGTACCTTCAGCAGCAACACGGCCAGCAGCTTTACTTGCTTTGTTACCAAAACGTACGCGCAAGATTTCTTCTGCACGTGTCATATCGCCTTCAGCTTCGGTCAATGCTTTTTTACAGTCCATCATAGGCGCATCGGTGCGCTCACGTAATTCTTTTACCATGCTTGCGGTAATTTCAGCCATTTTAAGCTCCTTAATATTCACAACTTGCATTAAAAATGCAAATTAATAGTTTGATTTGGTTGTATTTTTTTATATTTAAACTGTCAAAATCAAAAAGGGGCCTGAAGCCCCTTTTTTAAGCAGAGATAATTATTCTGCAGCAGTCTCAGCAGCTTCTTCGCTAGCTGATTTAACAATTTCAGTAATTACTGAGCTACGACCTTCCAATACCGCATCAGCGATACCACGAGCGTACAAGCGAATTGCACGGCTAGAGTCATCGTTACCAGGAATTACGTAAGCAACACCGTCTGGTGAGTTGTTTGTATCAACAACACCAATCACTGGAATGCCTAATTTAGCAGCTTCAGTAATCGCACCACTTTCATGGCCAACGTCAATGATGAAAATCGCGTCTGGCAAGCCACCCATTTCTTTAATGCCACCGATAGAACGCTCTAGTTTTTCAACTTCACGTTTGTAGCCTAGTGCTTCTTTTTTACCGAACTTGTCCAAGCTACCGTCTTGCAACATTACTTCAAAATCTTGCAAGCGTTTGATAGATTGTTTAACAGTTTTAAAGTTAGTTAACATACCGCCTAACCAACGGTGGTTTACATAAGCACAACCAGCACGAGTCGCTTCTTCTTTAACGATGTCACGAGCTTGGCGTTTTGTACCTACGAATAAAATACGACCCTTGTTTGCAGCCAATGTACGCACGTGTTTAAGTGCATCTTCAAACATTGGCAATGTTTTTTCAAGGTTTACAATATGAATTTTGTTGCGGTCACCGAAAATGAACGGTGCCATTTTTGGGTTCCAGTAACGAGTTTGATGGCCGAAGTGAACTCCAGCTTCCAGCATTTGACGCATGGTAACAGACATGTTAAATCTCTCTTCTAAAGGGTTATCAATTCACACAACACCAGAAACACCCAGATACAAATCCAAGCACCCTAGAATGGGTTGTATGTAAATTAGTCACTCACCAATTAATGGCGAATGTTTTTGCAAGAAAATGCAAAGGCGGGATAATAACACCAAGTGGCTGAGTTTGCTAGACTTTAGTTGGTATTTTTTAAAGCTCACAATGTTTTAATCATGTGCATTGTTTTTAAGATTGCGGTGCATCAGGCACACCCACTACACGCATCACCCTATCCACATCCAAGCGTAATAGCTCAGCTATATCGCGGTAATCGTCCGGCAGTGCTGCATCATCCCAGCCGTTAGCTGAGTGCCTTGCCAAATTGACCGCAAGCGTAACGTTCTTGACGCGCTGTTCGCCTGAGGCACCGTCTTGCATCAACTTGCCCAGCAGCGGTGGTAATTGAAAAACTTCCACCAATTGCACTTGTAAGTCATGCAGAATAAAGCCCAACACCTCCTGCTGCACCGCCTTGCTGCGCAAGGTTTTGTCAGCAGCTTGAAAATTATGAATATGATTCATCTTTTCTGGAGCATAACACCACATCAACATCTCTGATAAGTCGTGCAACAATGCAGCTATCAGCACCTCCTCTGCATGCAAGTCATTTAAATGCGCAGCCCATTCAACGGCGAAGTTGGCGGCCCGATGTGCGCGTTTAATCAGCTTGAGCAGCTGCATGAGCGCTGTTAAGTTGGTTTTTAGCGCATCTTCAACTAGTGGTACAGGGGGGATGTTTCTAAAAAAAGTACCGGTACCCATCATCATGATGGCCTGCTCGACTTGCGCCAGATCTTGCAGCTGACTGCGCGATTTGTGCTTTTGGGCGTAACTTAACACTTTGAAAACCATCATCGGGTCATTCAGCACCACATTAGTGATGGCTCGCGCGCTCAGATTGTCTTCGTCTTCTTTCAGGCGCCCGATTTCGCGTGCAGTTTGCTTTAGCACAGGAATTTCTGCGGTTCTTAGAAAATTCACCCACGCATTTAAATCTCTTGCTGCCAAGTCTACCGGTATCGCTGCCATGCGCCAATCTCCTTTTTCTTGGCTATATTACATGTTAGATTTTCAATCTGAAACAAAATCTATAAAAAATTAAAGGCTATTGATCGGTGGTCTCTGTAATCCGCTCAAAATATAAACCTCACTATGTGGTGTAAAATACTCATAGCTTGCAAATTGATAGATGCCGCATTGCGTATGCGTAGATATGCTATGATAAAATGACACATTAGCAACATTCAACAAAACTCATGGCAATCTCAATTAAAAATCAACAAGATATTGAAAAGATGCGCATCGCAGGCAGGCTAGCCTCTGAAGTGCTGGATTTCATCACCCCCTATGTAGTGCATGGCGTAACAACGGAAGCGCTAGATAAGCTGTGTCATGACTATATCGTAGATGTGCAGAAGGCAATCCCAGCACCATTAAATTACGCACCGGATGGGCATAAGCCGTACCCGAAATCAATTTGCACTTCTATTAACCAGCAGATTTGTCACGGTGTGCCGAGTGATAAAGTCCTCAAAAATGGTGACATTGTCAACATTGATATTACCGTGATCAAAGATGGCTACCACGGCGATACTAGCCGTATGTTTCATGTGGGTGAAACCTCAATACAAGCAAAGCGCCTGTGCGATATCACTTATCAAGCCATGTGGCTAGGTATCAACAAAGTGAAGCCTGGCGCAACATTGGGTGATATCGGTTTTGCCATACAAACGTTTGCCGAGAAAAGCGGTTATAGCGTTGTGCGCGAGTTTTGTGGCCATGGTATAGGCACTGTGTTTCATGAAGAGCCACAAGTGCTGCACTATGGCAGACCTGGCGCCGGGCTTAAGCTGCAAGCCGGCATGATGTTTACGATTGAACCCATGATTAATGCAGGCAAGCGTGATATTAAGCAAATGCCGGACGGCTGGACTATCGTGACTAAAGATCGTAGCTTATCTGCACAGTGGGAACACACCATTTTAGTGACGGATACAGGCTATGAAGTGATGACGCTGTCGGCAGGCTCACCGCCACCACCAGCTTTTATTACCAATTCATCAAGTACTTAATGCCAGATTGATCAGTGAACGATGGTGCAGTATGCAACTAGATAACAAGATAGAATCCATCGAAGTTTCAAAAGAAAGAATTGCTTTTTTACGTGCTAACTTAAAAAAGCAATTCTTGGCATTAAAAGAAGATTTTAATCTTCAACCCAACACCACTCGCCTATTTAAACAGCATTGCAAATTTATTGACCATCTGCTTATAGAACTTTGGTCAGATTTACATATTGATCCAGCCTGCTGCCTTATTGCTGTTGGTGGCTATGGTCGTGGTGAACTTTACCCCTACTCCGATATTGACCTGTTAGTTTTAATTCCAAACGAGCCACAAGAAAATCGTGCGTTAAACCAAAGCATTGAAAATCTGATTGGACTCATGTGGGACTTGGGTTTGAACATTGGACACAGTGTGCGCAATCTGGATGAGTGCATCACCGAAGCGCAAAAAGACATCACGGTGCAAACCAATGTGCTTGAATCACGTTTGCTAACGGGTAGCGGCAATATGTACCAAGACTTTTTGGCAAGCATTGCCAAGAATCTCAGCCCAATTGACTTTTTGAAGGCAAAGCTACAAGAGCAGGAGTTACGTCACTCGAAGTTTAACGACACCGCATACAACTTGGAGCCTAACCTCAAAGAAAGCCCTGGCGGCTTGCGTGATTTACACATGATCATCTGGATAGCGCGCAGCTTGCAGGTTAAAAACCAGCAGCTTTCAGCAGCTAACCCTTGGTCCGCGCTAGCAAAAGAGCAAATTATCTCAGTGGCGGAAGCAAGGCGTATTCGTCACCATGAAAAAAAGTTACAGCTACTACGTACCCACTTACATTTTCTAAGTAGCCGGCGTGAAGACCGCCTGCTGTTTGACTTTCAAAACGATTTAGCAGCGACATTAGGTTACACTAATACACCGCGTAGGCGAGCCAGTGAGCAACTGATGCAAAGCTATTACCGAAGCGTAAAGTTCATTGAGTTGATGAACGAGATTGTGCTGAAGTTATTAGAGGAAATTATTGTCGCTACGCCGCCTGCCATCCGCGTCCTTAATGAGCAGTTTGAAGCGCGTAATGACTTGCTGGAGGCAAGAACCGCAAACTTGCTGCAACAACATCCTGCCGCAATCTTTGAAGCCTTCTTGCTGCTACAGCAACACCCTGAACTATCAGGCATGGGCGCCACACTACTGCGCACTCTGCAGCGCGTTAAACCATTGGTCAATAAAGACTTTAGACATAACGCTAACAATAAAAAGACCTTTATCGACATACTTTCCCAGCCCAGTGGCGTTAATCGTGCGCTACGTGCCATGAACCGCTATGGGATACTGGGCAGTTATATTCCGGCTTTTGGTAAGATTGTCGGCCAAATGCAGCATGATTTGTTTCATGTCTATACCGTAGACGAGCATATTCTGAATGTATTGGCGAATTTGCGCCGCTTTGCCAAACCTGAGCTCAAGCATGAGTTTCCGCTTTGTAGTCAGATATTCGCAGAGTTCGATGCGCCACATTTGCTTTATATAGCTGCATTATTCCACGATATTGCCAAAGGACGTGGCGGTGATCACTCCACACTGGGCACGGTAGATGCGTTTAAATTCTGTAAGTTACACCATTTATCTAAAGCAGATTGTGCATTAGTTGCGTGGTTAGTAGCAGCGCATTTGAAAATGTCATCCGTTGCCCAAAAAACCGATCTATCAGACCCTAGTG includes:
- a CDS encoding HDOD domain-containing protein, with the protein product MAAIPVDLAARDLNAWVNFLRTAEIPVLKQTAREIGRLKEDEDNLSARAITNVVLNDPMMVFKVLSYAQKHKSRSQLQDLAQVEQAIMMMGTGTFFRNIPPVPLVEDALKTNLTALMQLLKLIKRAHRAANFAVEWAAHLNDLHAEEVLIAALLHDLSEMLMWCYAPEKMNHIHNFQAADKTLRSKAVQQEVLGFILHDLQVQLVEVFQLPPLLGKLMQDGASGEQRVKNVTLAVNLARHSANGWDDAALPDDYRDIAELLRLDVDRVMRVVGVPDAPQS
- the map gene encoding type I methionyl aminopeptidase gives rise to the protein MAISIKNQQDIEKMRIAGRLASEVLDFITPYVVHGVTTEALDKLCHDYIVDVQKAIPAPLNYAPDGHKPYPKSICTSINQQICHGVPSDKVLKNGDIVNIDITVIKDGYHGDTSRMFHVGETSIQAKRLCDITYQAMWLGINKVKPGATLGDIGFAIQTFAEKSGYSVVREFCGHGIGTVFHEEPQVLHYGRPGAGLKLQAGMMFTIEPMINAGKRDIKQMPDGWTIVTKDRSLSAQWEHTILVTDTGYEVMTLSAGSPPPPAFITNSSST
- a CDS encoding [protein-PII] uridylyltransferase → MQLDNKIESIEVSKERIAFLRANLKKQFLALKEDFNLQPNTTRLFKQHCKFIDHLLIELWSDLHIDPACCLIAVGGYGRGELYPYSDIDLLVLIPNEPQENRALNQSIENLIGLMWDLGLNIGHSVRNLDECITEAQKDITVQTNVLESRLLTGSGNMYQDFLASIAKNLSPIDFLKAKLQEQELRHSKFNDTAYNLEPNLKESPGGLRDLHMIIWIARSLQVKNQQLSAANPWSALAKEQIISVAEARRIRHHEKKLQLLRTHLHFLSSRREDRLLFDFQNDLAATLGYTNTPRRRASEQLMQSYYRSVKFIELMNEIVLKLLEEIIVATPPAIRVLNEQFEARNDLLEARTANLLQQHPAAIFEAFLLLQQHPELSGMGATLLRTLQRVKPLVNKDFRHNANNKKTFIDILSQPSGVNRALRAMNRYGILGSYIPAFGKIVGQMQHDLFHVYTVDEHILNVLANLRRFAKPELKHEFPLCSQIFAEFDAPHLLYIAALFHDIAKGRGGDHSTLGTVDAFKFCKLHHLSKADCALVAWLVAAHLKMSSVAQKTDLSDPSVIESFADFVENKRRLNALYLLTVADIRGTSPVVWNAWKARLLECLYSATNHALSDPSFHAKQTIQRRVKEAAEKLSRFGLSEHAYEPLWIQFGEHYFVRHESDEIAWHSRLLTPHLYSENPIVRARLSPHGDGIQVMIYIKDKNDLFARICNFFDRMGYGIVEAKIFTTQHNYALNSFIILDQSGKSVSYSGLLKFIELELANQLNDHYQLESPLKGRVSRQVKHMPIQAQITIIKEVENNNHRLDIIANDRPGLLATLAQQLLKYNIKLHNAKINTLGNRAEDTFLISDQNGECLDFNRINALQMALLDEI
- the rpsB gene encoding 30S ribosomal protein S2, encoding MSVTMRQMLEAGVHFGHQTRYWNPKMAPFIFGDRNKIHIVNLEKTLPMFEDALKHVRTLAANKGRILFVGTKRQARDIVKEEATRAGCAYVNHRWLGGMLTNFKTVKQSIKRLQDFEVMLQDGSLDKFGKKEALGYKREVEKLERSIGGIKEMGGLPDAIFIIDVGHESGAITEAAKLGIPVIGVVDTNNSPDGVAYVIPGNDDSSRAIRLYARGIADAVLEGRSSVITEIVKSASEEAAETAAE
- the pyrH gene encoding UMP kinase — protein: MSAPAYKRILLKLSGEALMGDDAYGINRATITRIVSEVKEVVDLGVQVAVVIGGGNIFRGVAPAAEGMDRATADYMGMLATVMNAMALQDAMKNIGLNARVQSALSIEQVAEPYIRGKAIRYLEEGRVVIFGAGTGNPFFTTDTAAALRGMEINAEIVIKATKVDGVYTDDPKTNPEAMRYKTISFDEAITKNLKVMDATALTLCRDQKLPISVFSIFKQGALKKVIMGEDEGTMVLP
- the tsf gene encoding translation elongation factor Ts, with the translated sequence MAEITASMVKELRERTDAPMMDCKKALTEAEGDMTRAEEILRVRFGNKASKAAGRVAAEGTVGISISADGKSGAMVEVNSETDFCAKNEDFLKYVNELAGVIAASAASDIAEVGALAMSGSTAEETRAQLVGKIGENITPRRFVRPAVQGKLTSYVHGSRIGVLVDIVGGDDALAKDIAMHIAAAKPKSLDASGIDASLIEAERRVAIEKAKEAGKPEAMLEKIADGTVQKFLKEVTLLSQVFVKDDKFTIEQLLKSKGATVASFTMYTVGEGIEKAVVDYAAEVAAAAKV